From Streptomyces sp. NBC_01460, a single genomic window includes:
- the kdgD gene encoding 5-dehydro-4-deoxyglucarate dehydratase, producing the protein MTSFTPSELGRRIGSGLLSFPVTHFTADDLSFDADAYRANIERLAAYEVGGLFAAGGTGEFFSLTASETEQVVTAAVQAAPDDTPILAPAGYGTRTAVEYARAAERAGADGILLFPPYLTEAGQEGLARHVEAVCRSTRLGVIVYGRANATYSADTLARLADSCPNLIGYKDGIGDIDAMTRIYARLGERLTYVGGLPTAEMFALPYLELGVTTYSSAIFNFLPDFALEFYGAVRGRRHDTVIKLLDEFVLPYTEIRDRQGGYAVSIVKAGMTATGHGAGPVRPPLTDLTEGELAELTALIAGVPAATA; encoded by the coding sequence ATGACGTCGTTCACCCCTTCCGAGCTCGGCCGGCGTATCGGCTCGGGTCTGCTCTCCTTCCCGGTCACCCACTTCACCGCCGACGACCTCTCCTTCGACGCCGACGCCTACCGCGCCAACATCGAGCGCCTGGCGGCCTACGAGGTCGGCGGCCTCTTCGCCGCGGGCGGCACGGGGGAGTTCTTCTCCCTGACCGCGTCCGAGACCGAGCAGGTCGTCACCGCGGCCGTGCAGGCTGCCCCCGACGACACCCCGATCCTCGCCCCCGCCGGCTACGGGACCCGCACCGCGGTCGAGTACGCCCGGGCCGCCGAACGCGCGGGCGCCGACGGCATCCTGCTGTTCCCGCCCTACCTCACCGAAGCCGGACAGGAGGGGCTCGCCCGGCACGTCGAGGCCGTCTGCCGCTCGACCCGCCTCGGCGTCATCGTCTACGGCCGGGCCAACGCCACGTACAGCGCGGACACCCTGGCCCGCCTCGCCGACTCCTGCCCCAACCTCATCGGTTACAAGGACGGCATCGGCGACATCGACGCCATGACCCGGATCTACGCCCGGCTCGGGGAGCGCCTCACCTACGTCGGCGGTCTGCCCACCGCCGAGATGTTCGCCCTCCCGTACCTCGAACTCGGCGTCACCACCTACTCCTCGGCGATCTTCAACTTCCTCCCCGACTTCGCCCTGGAGTTCTACGGCGCCGTCCGCGGACGCCGCCACGACACCGTCATCAAGCTGCTCGACGAGTTCGTGCTGCCGTACACGGAGATCCGCGACCGGCAGGGCGGATACGCGGTCAGCATCGTCAAGGCCGGCATGACCGCCACCGGCCACGGCGCCGGACCGGTCCGCCCTCCGTTGACCGACCTCACCGAGGGCGAACTCGCCGAACTGACCGCGCTCATCGCGGGCGTTCCCGCCGCGACCGCCTGA
- a CDS encoding MOSC domain-containing protein, with amino-acid sequence MKVLTVNLGRPTPSPHSDGADGLTGIGKRPSDGPVRVADPGPKGSGGSGLTGDAVCDLRHHGGSDQAVYAYAREELDAWEKELGRPLPNGSFGENLTTLGLTVSHARIGERWRIGDELLLEVTSGRIPCRTFAGHLGERGWVKRFTREGATGAYLRVIEPGTIRSGDPVEVVHVPDHGITAAIEFRATTTERELLPRLLDAGDALHTETLRAARTYVAQRGSGS; translated from the coding sequence ATGAAGGTGCTCACCGTGAACCTCGGCCGCCCCACGCCCTCCCCCCACTCCGACGGGGCCGACGGGCTCACCGGGATCGGCAAGCGTCCGTCGGACGGCCCCGTGCGGGTCGCCGACCCCGGCCCCAAGGGCAGCGGCGGCAGCGGTCTGACCGGTGACGCGGTGTGCGATCTCCGGCACCACGGTGGATCGGACCAGGCGGTGTACGCGTACGCCCGTGAGGAGCTCGACGCGTGGGAGAAGGAGCTCGGCCGGCCCCTGCCCAACGGCTCGTTCGGCGAGAACCTCACCACGCTCGGCCTCACCGTGAGCCACGCGCGGATCGGTGAGCGCTGGCGGATCGGCGACGAGCTGCTCCTGGAGGTGACGTCGGGGCGTATCCCGTGCCGTACGTTCGCGGGCCACCTGGGCGAGCGCGGCTGGGTGAAGCGGTTCACGCGCGAGGGGGCGACCGGTGCGTATCTCCGCGTGATCGAACCGGGGACGATCCGCTCCGGCGATCCGGTCGAGGTGGTGCACGTGCCCGACCACGGGATCACCGCGGCCATCGAGTTCCGGGCGACGACCACGGAGCGGGAGCTGCTCCCGCGCCTGCTCGACGCCGGCGACGCCCTGCACACCGAGACACTGCGCGCCGCGCGGACGTACGTGGCGCAGCGAGGCTCCGGCTCCTAG
- a CDS encoding LysR family transcriptional regulator, translating to MIEARHLRVLRAVATTGSFSAAARELGCTQPAVSQQMKALEGSAGTPLLIRTGREMRLTQAGEALVRHASGILAGLTAAEEEVAAIAGLRAGRVRLVSFPSGSSSLVPGALAALRAAHPGTRVSLVEAEPPRSVEMLRDGDCDIALAFRYGTTGGEWDDLVVRPLLRDRLIGLVPEGHRLAGSDAVGIGDLADEPWIAGCPRCRRQLVEVCEASGFTPRIDFATDDYPAVIGLVGAGLGVAVLPELALESVRPKGARTVTVEPAVEREIVALTLPDLARVPAVAATLDQLTLAAAR from the coding sequence GTGATCGAAGCCCGTCATCTCCGTGTCCTGCGCGCCGTGGCCACCACCGGTTCGTTCTCCGCCGCCGCGCGCGAGCTGGGCTGCACCCAGCCTGCCGTCAGTCAGCAGATGAAGGCCCTGGAGGGCTCCGCGGGCACTCCGCTGCTGATCCGTACGGGGCGCGAGATGCGCCTCACCCAGGCGGGTGAGGCGCTGGTCCGGCACGCGTCCGGCATCCTCGCGGGGCTCACCGCCGCGGAGGAGGAGGTCGCCGCGATCGCGGGTCTGCGGGCCGGCCGGGTCCGGCTCGTGTCCTTCCCGAGCGGGAGCTCCAGCCTGGTGCCCGGCGCCCTGGCCGCCCTGCGCGCCGCGCACCCCGGAACCCGGGTCTCGCTCGTCGAGGCGGAGCCGCCGCGCTCGGTGGAGATGCTGCGCGACGGCGACTGCGACATCGCACTGGCGTTCCGCTACGGGACCACCGGCGGCGAGTGGGACGACCTGGTCGTGCGTCCGCTGCTGCGGGACCGGCTGATCGGCCTGGTCCCCGAGGGGCACCGGCTGGCGGGCTCGGACGCGGTGGGCATCGGGGACCTGGCCGACGAGCCGTGGATCGCCGGCTGCCCCCGCTGCAGGCGGCAGCTGGTGGAGGTCTGCGAGGCGTCCGGTTTCACCCCGAGGATCGACTTCGCCACGGACGACTACCCCGCGGTGATCGGGCTCGTCGGGGCGGGGCTCGGCGTCGCCGTCCTGCCCGAGCTCGCCCTCGAGTCCGTACGGCCCAAGGGGGCACGCACGGTGACGGTGGAGCCGGCCGTGGAGCGGGAGATCGTCGCCCTCACCCTGCCCGATCTGGCGCGGGTGCCGGCAGTGGCGGCGACGCTGGACCAGTTGACCCTGGCTGCCGCGCGCTGA
- a CDS encoding WhiB family transcriptional regulator has protein sequence MADFSRLPGPNADLWDWQLLAACRGVDSSLFFHPEGERGAARSARETSAKEVCMRCPVRAECAAHALAVREPYGVWGGLTEDEREELMGRARNRLISAHTGPAPEAGHT, from the coding sequence ATGGCAGATTTCTCCCGCCTTCCCGGACCCAACGCGGACCTGTGGGACTGGCAGCTGCTGGCCGCCTGCCGCGGGGTCGACAGTTCGCTGTTCTTCCACCCCGAAGGAGAACGGGGAGCAGCCCGGAGCGCCCGTGAGACCTCGGCGAAGGAGGTCTGCATGCGCTGCCCGGTACGCGCCGAGTGCGCGGCGCACGCGCTCGCCGTCCGGGAGCCCTACGGCGTGTGGGGCGGCCTGACCGAGGACGAACGCGAGGAGCTCATGGGCCGGGCGCGCAACCGCCTGATCTCCGCCCACACGGGGCCCGCCCCGGAGGCCGGCCACACCTGA
- a CDS encoding response regulator transcription factor codes for MTSVLVCDDSPLAREALRRAVATVPGVERVTTAANGEEVLRRWGADRSDLILMDVRMPGLGGVETVRRLLSADPGARIIMLTVAEDLDGVALAVAAGARGYLHKDASRAELRATVTQALADPTWRLAPRRLRSAEMGAAPTLTAREIQVLEGMSHGRSNAEIGRELFLSEDTVKTHARRLFKKLGASDRAHAVALGFRWGLVR; via the coding sequence ATGACATCCGTCCTCGTCTGCGACGACTCCCCGCTTGCCCGAGAAGCGCTCCGCCGCGCGGTTGCGACCGTTCCCGGCGTCGAGCGCGTGACGACGGCGGCCAACGGCGAGGAAGTCCTCCGCCGCTGGGGGGCCGACCGTTCGGATCTGATTCTGATGGACGTACGCATGCCCGGTCTGGGGGGTGTGGAGACGGTCAGGCGGCTGCTCTCGGCGGACCCCGGCGCCCGGATCATCATGCTGACCGTCGCCGAGGATCTGGACGGTGTCGCTCTCGCGGTGGCCGCCGGAGCCCGCGGCTATCTGCACAAGGACGCCTCGCGCGCCGAGCTGCGGGCGACCGTGACCCAGGCGCTCGCGGACCCGACGTGGCGGCTCGCCCCCCGTCGGCTCCGGTCCGCCGAGATGGGGGCGGCGCCGACGCTCACCGCGCGGGAGATCCAGGTGCTCGAAGGCATGAGCCACGGCCGCTCCAACGCGGAGATCGGGCGTGAGCTCTTCCTCTCCGAGGACACGGTGAAGACGCACGCGAGGCGTCTGTTCAAGAAGCTCGGGGCCTCGGACCGCGCGCACGCCGTCGCGCTCGGATTCCGCTGGGGCCTGGTCCGCTGA
- a CDS encoding sigma-70 family RNA polymerase sigma factor, producing the protein MREDGTTVIGALVHRAVDGDAQATHDLLAHVHPLALRYCRSRLNRLPGDARHFVEDLAQEVCVAVLMALPRYKDTGRPFEAFVFAIAGHKVADLQRAAMRHPGSTAVPSDEMPERPDDSLGPEERALLSSDAAWAKKLLANLPDNQRELLVLRVAVGLTAEETGQMLGMSPGAVRVAQHRALSRLRALAGQ; encoded by the coding sequence ATGCGTGAGGACGGGACGACGGTGATCGGTGCTCTGGTGCACCGCGCCGTGGACGGTGACGCGCAGGCCACCCATGACCTGCTCGCCCACGTGCACCCCCTCGCCCTGCGGTACTGCAGGTCCCGGCTGAACCGCCTGCCCGGTGATGCCCGTCACTTCGTGGAGGACCTCGCGCAGGAGGTCTGCGTCGCGGTGCTGATGGCGCTGCCGCGGTACAAGGACACCGGCAGGCCCTTCGAGGCCTTCGTCTTCGCCATCGCCGGCCACAAGGTCGCCGACCTCCAGCGCGCCGCGATGCGGCACCCCGGATCGACGGCCGTGCCCTCCGACGAGATGCCGGAACGGCCCGACGACTCCCTCGGTCCCGAGGAGCGGGCGCTGCTCAGCAGCGACGCGGCCTGGGCGAAGAAGCTGCTCGCCAACCTTCCGGACAACCAGCGCGAGCTGCTCGTGCTCCGGGTCGCGGTCGGCCTGACCGCGGAGGAGACCGGGCAGATGCTCGGCATGTCACCTGGTGCGGTCCGTGTCGCCCAGCACCGCGCGCTGAGCAGACTGCGGGCCCTCGCGGGCCAGTAG